A single Pseudomonas sp. DC1.2 DNA region contains:
- a CDS encoding nucleobase:cation symporter-2 family protein, whose translation MQPESSTQSDLIYGLNDRPKPLAAILAALQHVLASFVGIITPPLVIGSALGLSAHLPYLISMALMVSGVGTFIQARRPFGIGAGMICLQGTSFAFLGAVLSAGFMVKQRGGSPEDILAMIFGVCFFGAVVQIVLSRFIGQLRRVITPLVTGIVITLIGISLIKVGITDVGGGFNAADFGAPGNLALGLFVLLTIVLLNRSNTPWIRLSAIIIGLLLGSLAAWFSGKLVPQPLPDLPFVSLPIPFRFGFSFDWTAFLPVALIYLISTLETVGDLTANCMLARQPITGPSYISRLKGGVLGDGFSCLIAATFSAFPNTTFAQNNGVIQLTGVASRYVGLYIGAVLFCLGLFPLIGAVLQQIPKPVLGGATLVMFGSVAAAGVRILAQAPLDRRSMLIIATSFGVGLGIAAQPSLLHLLPKLVQNLFDSAITSGGITAILMCLLLPESKTQMLDANPPLKSDPIEQL comes from the coding sequence ATGCAGCCAGAATCCTCGACCCAAAGCGATTTGATCTACGGCCTCAACGATCGCCCAAAACCGCTCGCCGCAATCCTCGCCGCGCTGCAACACGTACTTGCCAGTTTCGTTGGCATCATCACCCCGCCACTGGTCATCGGCTCGGCCCTCGGTTTGTCCGCGCACCTGCCGTACTTGATCAGCATGGCTCTGATGGTCTCCGGCGTAGGCACGTTCATTCAGGCCCGCAGGCCTTTTGGCATTGGCGCCGGGATGATCTGCCTGCAAGGCACCAGTTTTGCCTTTTTGGGTGCCGTGTTGTCCGCCGGTTTTATGGTCAAGCAACGGGGCGGCAGTCCTGAGGACATCCTGGCGATGATCTTCGGCGTGTGCTTTTTCGGCGCGGTGGTGCAAATAGTGCTGAGCCGCTTCATCGGTCAGTTGCGCCGAGTGATCACGCCGCTGGTGACCGGGATTGTCATCACGCTGATCGGCATCAGCCTGATCAAGGTCGGCATCACTGACGTGGGCGGCGGTTTCAACGCGGCAGACTTCGGCGCACCGGGTAATCTGGCGTTGGGGCTGTTCGTACTGTTGACGATTGTCCTGCTCAATCGCTCGAACACCCCGTGGATTCGCCTTTCAGCCATCATCATCGGCTTACTGCTGGGCAGCCTCGCTGCATGGTTCAGTGGAAAACTGGTCCCGCAACCTTTGCCTGACTTACCTTTTGTCAGTCTGCCGATTCCGTTCAGGTTCGGTTTCAGCTTCGACTGGACGGCGTTCCTGCCCGTGGCCCTGATTTATCTGATCAGCACCCTCGAAACCGTGGGCGACCTCACGGCCAATTGCATGCTCGCTCGTCAACCGATCACGGGGCCTTCTTATATAAGCCGACTCAAGGGCGGCGTCCTCGGTGACGGCTTCAGTTGCCTGATCGCCGCAACCTTTAGCGCGTTCCCCAACACCACGTTTGCGCAGAACAACGGCGTAATCCAGTTAACCGGCGTCGCCAGCCGTTACGTCGGCTTATACATCGGCGCAGTGCTGTTTTGCCTAGGGCTGTTTCCGCTGATTGGCGCGGTGTTGCAGCAGATCCCCAAACCAGTGCTCGGCGGCGCAACCCTGGTGATGTTTGGCAGTGTCGCGGCGGCCGGTGTGCGCATCCTCGCCCAGGCACCGCTGGATCGGCGCAGCATGTTGATCATCGCCACCTCGTTCGGCGTTGGCCTGGGGATTGCGGCACAACCGAGCCTTTTGCACCTGCTGCCGAAACTGGTGCAAAACCTGTTCGACTCGGCGATCACCAGTGGCGGTATCACGGCGATCCTGATGTGCCTGTTGCTGCCTGAATCGAAAACCCAAATGCTTGACGCCAATCCCCCGCTAAAAAGCGACCCGATCGAGCAGCTATAA
- a CDS encoding LysR family transcriptional regulator: MSTRRPDPLAQVSDFDIRLLRIFRSVVECGGFSAAESVLGIGRSAISQQMGDLEQRLGLRLCQRGRAGFSLTEEGREVYQSALQLLSALESFRTEVNGLHQHLRGELTIGLTDNLVTLPHMRITHALAQLKERGPDVQIQIRMIAPNEVEQGVLDGRLHVGVVPQASALSGLEYQPLYSERSLLYCAVGHPLFYADDKQLDDDRLNSQDAIAPTFRLPADIQAHYQALNCTASASDREGMAFLILTGRYIGYLPDHYANLWVQQGRLRVLKPTVRFYDLSLASVTRKGRRPHLVLESFLESLAATR; the protein is encoded by the coding sequence ATGAGCACGCGTCGCCCCGATCCGCTGGCACAGGTCAGCGACTTTGATATTCGCCTGCTGCGTATTTTTCGCAGCGTGGTGGAGTGCGGTGGCTTTTCTGCGGCGGAATCGGTGCTGGGCATCGGTCGTTCAGCGATCAGCCAACAGATGGGTGATCTGGAGCAGCGGCTTGGCCTGCGCCTGTGCCAACGAGGTCGCGCCGGTTTTTCCCTGACTGAAGAAGGCCGCGAGGTCTATCAATCGGCATTACAGCTATTAAGTGCGCTGGAAAGTTTCCGCACCGAGGTCAACGGCCTGCACCAACACCTGCGCGGCGAGTTGACCATTGGCCTGACCGATAACCTGGTCACCCTGCCCCACATGCGCATCACCCACGCGTTGGCGCAACTGAAGGAACGCGGGCCGGACGTGCAGATTCAGATCCGCATGATCGCCCCCAATGAAGTTGAACAAGGCGTGCTCGACGGCCGCTTGCATGTTGGTGTTGTGCCACAGGCCAGCGCCTTGTCAGGCTTGGAGTATCAACCGCTCTATAGCGAACGCTCGCTGTTGTACTGCGCGGTAGGCCATCCACTGTTTTACGCCGATGACAAACAATTGGACGATGACCGCCTCAACAGCCAGGACGCCATCGCGCCGACCTTCCGCCTGCCTGCCGATATTCAGGCTCACTATCAGGCACTCAACTGCACCGCGAGTGCATCGGATCGTGAAGGCATGGCCTTCCTGATTCTGACGGGGCGCTACATCGGTTACCTGCCGGACCACTACGCCAACCTCTGGGTGCAACAAGGTCGATTACGCGTACTTAAGCCTACAGTGCGTTTTTATGACCTGAGCCTCGCATCGGTCACGCGCAAAGGGCGCCGCCCACATTTGGTGCTGGAAAGTTTTCTGGAGAGCTTGGCGGCCACTCGTTAA
- a CDS encoding aspartate aminotransferase family protein, producing MNMPENARSPLASQLKLDAHWMPYTANRNFQRDPRLIVAAEGSWLTDDKGRKIYDSLSGLWTCGAGHTRKEIQEAVAKQLGTLDYSPGFQYGHPLSFQLAEKITDLTPGNLNHVFFTDSGSECADTAVKMVRAYWRLKGQATKTKMIGRARGYHGVNIAGTSLGGVNGNRKLFGQGLMDVDHLPHTLLASNAFSRGMPKEGGIALADELLKLIELHDASNIAAVFVEPMAGSAGVLVPPEGYLKRLREICDLHNILLVFDEVITGFGRTGSMFGADSFGVTPDLMCIAKQVTNGAIPMGAVIASSEIYHTFMNQATPEYAVEFPHGYTYSAHPVACAAGLAALDLLQKENLVQSVAEVAPHFENALHGLKGSKNVIDIRNYGLAGAIQITPRDGDAIVRPFEAGMALWKAGFYVRFGGDTLQFGPTFNSKPQDLDRLFDAVGEVLNKID from the coding sequence ATGAACATGCCCGAAAACGCCCGGTCTCCCTTGGCCAGCCAGCTCAAACTCGATGCGCACTGGATGCCCTACACCGCGAATCGAAATTTCCAGCGTGATCCGCGACTGATCGTTGCCGCCGAGGGCAGTTGGCTGACCGACGACAAGGGTCGCAAGATCTATGATTCGCTGTCGGGTCTTTGGACCTGCGGCGCCGGGCATACACGCAAGGAAATTCAAGAGGCGGTGGCCAAGCAGTTGGGTACGCTCGATTACTCGCCGGGCTTTCAATACGGTCACCCGCTGTCGTTCCAGTTGGCTGAAAAGATCACCGACCTGACTCCCGGCAATTTGAATCACGTGTTCTTCACTGACTCAGGTTCTGAATGCGCCGACACGGCGGTAAAAATGGTGCGGGCCTACTGGCGCCTGAAAGGTCAGGCGACCAAGACCAAAATGATTGGCCGTGCCCGTGGGTATCACGGTGTGAACATTGCCGGCACCAGCCTTGGCGGTGTGAACGGCAACCGTAAACTGTTCGGCCAAGGCCTGATGGACGTCGATCACCTGCCGCACACTCTGCTGGCGAGCAATGCCTTTTCCCGTGGCATGCCGAAAGAGGGGGGCATTGCGTTGGCGGATGAGTTGCTCAAACTGATCGAATTGCACGACGCGTCGAATATTGCCGCGGTGTTCGTCGAGCCAATGGCCGGTTCCGCTGGTGTTCTGGTTCCGCCTGAGGGCTACCTCAAACGCCTGCGTGAGATCTGCGATCTGCACAATATCCTGCTGGTGTTCGACGAGGTGATCACCGGTTTTGGCCGCACTGGTTCGATGTTCGGCGCCGACAGCTTTGGCGTGACCCCGGACCTGATGTGTATCGCCAAGCAAGTCACCAACGGCGCGATCCCGATGGGCGCGGTGATTGCCAGCTCCGAGATCTATCACACGTTTATGAATCAGGCGACGCCTGAGTACGCTGTGGAATTCCCTCACGGCTACACCTATTCGGCTCACCCGGTGGCATGCGCCGCTGGCCTGGCAGCTCTCGATTTGCTGCAAAAGGAAAACCTGGTGCAGAGCGTGGCCGAGGTTGCGCCGCATTTCGAAAATGCGTTGCACGGTCTGAAGGGCAGCAAGAACGTCATCGACATTCGTAACTACGGCCTGGCGGGTGCAATCCAGATTACCCCGCGTGACGGCGACGCGATTGTGCGTCCGTTCGAAGCAGGGATGGCACTGTGGAAAGCCGGGTTCTACGTGCGTTTTGGCGGCGACACCCTGCAGTTTGGCCCAACCTTCAACAGCAAGCCGCAAGACCTTGATCGTCTGTTTGACGCGGTCGGTGAAGTGCTGAACAAAATCGACTGA
- a CDS encoding CoA-acylating methylmalonate-semialdehyde dehydrogenase produces MSLIPHLINGEWVTEEGRTADVFNPSTGQPIHKVPLASRETIQKAIDSAKAAFPAWRNTPPAKRAQVMFRFKQLLEQNEARIAQLISEEHGKTLEDAAGELKRGIENVEFACAAPEILKGEYSRNVGPNIDAWSDFQPLGVVAGITPFNFPAMVPLWMYPLAIVCGNCFILKPSERDPSSTLLIAQLLIEAGLPKGVLSVVHGDKVAVDALIDAPEVKALSFVGSTPIAEYIYAEGTKRGKRVQALGGAKNHAVLMPDADLDNAVSALMGAAYGSCGERCMAISVAVCVGDQVADALVAKLVPQIKALKIGAGTSCGLDMGPLVSGQARDKVSGYIEDGVASGASLVVDGRGLSVTGHEEGFFLGGCLFDNVTPQMRIYKEEIFGPVLCVVRVNSLEEAMQLINDHEYGNGTCIFTRDGEAARLFCDEIEVGMVGVNVPLPVPVAYHSFGGWKRSLFGDLHAYGPDGVRFYTRRKAITQRWPQRASHEASQFAFPSL; encoded by the coding sequence ATGAGCCTTATCCCGCATTTGATCAATGGCGAATGGGTGACCGAAGAAGGTCGCACCGCTGATGTGTTCAATCCCTCTACCGGTCAACCGATCCATAAAGTGCCGTTGGCCAGTCGCGAAACCATTCAGAAAGCGATTGATTCGGCCAAGGCTGCGTTCCCTGCCTGGCGTAACACGCCACCGGCCAAGCGCGCTCAGGTGATGTTCCGTTTCAAGCAACTGCTTGAGCAGAACGAAGCACGTATTGCGCAGTTGATCAGCGAAGAACATGGCAAGACTCTGGAAGACGCGGCGGGCGAACTCAAACGCGGGATCGAGAACGTTGAGTTCGCTTGTGCGGCGCCGGAAATCCTCAAGGGCGAGTACAGCCGTAACGTCGGTCCGAACATTGATGCCTGGTCAGACTTTCAGCCGTTGGGCGTGGTAGCGGGGATTACTCCGTTCAACTTCCCGGCGATGGTGCCGTTGTGGATGTACCCGTTGGCAATCGTCTGCGGCAACTGCTTCATCCTCAAACCGTCTGAGCGTGACCCAAGCTCTACACTGCTGATCGCCCAACTACTGATCGAAGCCGGCCTGCCTAAAGGTGTGTTGAGCGTGGTCCACGGCGATAAGGTCGCGGTGGATGCATTGATCGACGCGCCGGAAGTCAAAGCGCTGAGCTTCGTTGGTTCGACGCCAATTGCCGAGTACATCTACGCCGAAGGCACCAAGCGTGGCAAACGCGTTCAGGCATTGGGCGGGGCGAAGAATCACGCGGTGCTCATGCCTGATGCAGATCTGGATAATGCTGTCAGTGCCCTGATGGGCGCGGCTTATGGTTCTTGTGGTGAGCGTTGCATGGCGATCTCGGTGGCCGTGTGCGTCGGTGACCAGGTTGCGGATGCGTTGGTGGCCAAGTTAGTGCCACAGATCAAGGCGCTGAAAATTGGTGCGGGCACCTCCTGTGGGCTGGACATGGGACCGCTGGTTTCCGGTCAGGCTCGCGACAAAGTCAGTGGCTATATAGAAGACGGCGTTGCATCCGGTGCTTCTTTGGTGGTCGACGGTCGCGGGTTGAGTGTGACCGGTCATGAGGAAGGGTTCTTCCTGGGCGGCTGTCTGTTCGACAACGTTACGCCGCAGATGCGCATCTATAAAGAAGAGATCTTCGGTCCTGTGCTGTGTGTCGTCCGGGTCAACAGTCTGGAAGAGGCTATGCAACTGATCAATGATCACGAGTATGGCAACGGCACCTGCATCTTTACCCGCGATGGGGAAGCTGCACGGTTGTTCTGCGATGAGATTGAAGTCGGCATGGTCGGCGTGAATGTGCCGTTGCCGGTGCCAGTGGCTTATCACAGCTTTGGTGGTTGGAAGCGTTCGTTGTTTGGCGATTTGCATGCCTATGGTCCGGATGGCGTGCGTTTCTACACCCGTCGCAAGGCTATTACCCAGCGCTGGCCGCAACGTGCGAGCCATGAGGCTTCGCAATTCGCTTTCCCTAGCCTGTGA